The following coding sequences are from one Arthrobacter sp. PvP023 window:
- a CDS encoding gluconokinase, with the protein MKFPAMHLVVMGVAGAGKSTIAGALSQDLGWDMAEADQFHPESNIAKMNAGTPLQDEDRWPWLQSIRDWMTAQAAEGKSTVLTCSALKHSYRQLLSEAEGTVVFIHLDGDPALLGERMRGREGHFMPVTLLPSQLATLEPLTPEELAAGSLRLDITRTPEDLVQAIKAALHLPAGNAPCAS; encoded by the coding sequence ATGAAGTTTCCTGCCATGCATTTGGTAGTCATGGGTGTCGCCGGAGCCGGCAAGTCCACCATCGCCGGGGCCCTTTCCCAGGACCTCGGCTGGGACATGGCCGAGGCGGACCAGTTCCACCCCGAATCCAACATCGCCAAAATGAACGCCGGCACTCCGCTCCAGGATGAGGACCGCTGGCCCTGGCTGCAGTCCATCCGCGATTGGATGACCGCCCAGGCCGCGGAAGGCAAAAGCACCGTCCTGACCTGCTCCGCGCTCAAGCACAGCTACCGCCAGCTCCTCTCCGAGGCAGAAGGCACGGTGGTCTTCATCCACCTGGACGGTGATCCCGCCCTGCTCGGCGAGCGCATGCGCGGACGTGAGGGCCACTTCATGCCGGTGACACTGCTGCCCAGCCAGCTGGCCACCCTTGAGCCGCTGACGCCGGAGGAGCTCGCCGCCGGAAGCCTTCGGCTGGACATCACCCGCACACCTGAAGACCTGGTCCAGGCCATCAAGGCCGCCCTCCACCTGCCGGCGGGCAACGCTCCCTGCGCTTCCTGA
- a CDS encoding FadR/GntR family transcriptional regulator, whose translation MSTATEDHAGATDGDAAVPALHLRVLDALGEAIVSGELAPGHRLTLDDLQQQYNISRTLARDTMRVLESMNLVYSRRRVGIVVQDPELWNVFDPKLVRWRLASTRRAEQYSSLTELRIAVEPIAAAGAARRAGAAERRQLTALASELRRLGEAGELEAFLKADIAFHSLLLHSSGNEMFKALDGMVAEVLSSRTKQGLMPFKPRPEALAAHEAVAAAVAGGDAGTAEAAMHHILDEVRTAMGLP comes from the coding sequence ATGTCGACGGCGACAGAGGACCACGCGGGCGCAACCGACGGTGACGCGGCGGTTCCGGCCCTGCACCTGCGGGTACTGGATGCCCTCGGCGAAGCCATCGTTTCGGGTGAGCTGGCCCCGGGCCACCGGCTGACCCTGGACGACCTTCAGCAGCAATACAACATTTCCCGCACCCTTGCCCGGGACACCATGCGCGTCCTGGAATCGATGAACCTGGTCTACTCCCGCCGGCGCGTGGGCATCGTGGTGCAGGACCCCGAACTCTGGAACGTCTTTGATCCCAAGCTGGTGCGGTGGCGGCTCGCGTCCACCCGCCGGGCCGAGCAGTACAGCAGCCTCACGGAACTCCGGATCGCCGTCGAACCCATTGCCGCGGCGGGTGCTGCGCGCCGTGCCGGCGCAGCCGAACGCCGTCAGCTCACGGCGTTGGCTTCAGAACTGCGGCGGCTTGGCGAAGCAGGCGAGCTGGAAGCATTCCTCAAAGCCGACATCGCCTTCCACAGCCTGCTCCTGCACAGCAGCGGGAACGAGATGTTCAAGGCCCTGGACGGCATGGTGGCCGAAGTCCTGTCCAGCCGGACCAAACAAGGATTGATGCCCTTCAAGCCGCGTCCTGAAGCGCTGGCGGCGCACGAGGCCGTGGCGGCGGCGGTTGCCGGGGGCGATGCCGGCACGGCGGAGGCCGCCATGCACCACATCCTCGATGAGGTCCGCACCGCGATGGGGCTGCCGTAG
- the hpaE gene encoding 5-carboxymethyl-2-hydroxymuconate semialdehyde dehydrogenase, translated as MTFTAAETTHYVPQDLPTHIQHYINGEFVDSVGGKTFDVLDPVSNTNYATAAAGQKEDIDLAVAAAREAFVNGPWPKMKPRERARILNKIADAVEAQEERLAELETFDTGLPITQAKGQALRAAENFRFFADLIVAQFDDAMKVPGSQINYVNRKPIGVAGLITPWNTPFMLESWKLAPALATGNTVVLKPAEFTPLSASLWATIFKDAGLPDGVFNLVNGLGEEAGDALVKHPDVPLISFTGETTTGQTIFRNAAANLKGLSMELGGKSPCVVFADADLDAAIDSALFGVFSLNGERCTAGSRILVERAIYDEFCEKYAARAKNIVVGDPHDPKTQVGALVHPEHFAKVASYVEIGKSEGRLLAGGGRPEGLPEGNYIAPTVFADVAPDARIFQEEIFGPVVAITPFENDDEALALANNTKYGLAAYIWTQNLTRAHNFSQNVEAGMVWLNSHNVRDLRTPFGGVKASGLGHEGGYRSIDFYTDQQAVHITLGTVHTPKFGA; from the coding sequence ATGACGTTCACTGCCGCAGAAACCACCCACTACGTACCGCAGGACCTTCCCACCCACATCCAGCACTACATCAACGGTGAATTCGTTGACTCCGTGGGCGGTAAGACCTTCGACGTCCTGGACCCGGTTTCCAACACCAACTACGCCACCGCCGCCGCCGGCCAGAAAGAGGACATTGACCTGGCCGTCGCCGCAGCCCGCGAAGCCTTCGTCAACGGCCCGTGGCCGAAGATGAAGCCGCGCGAACGCGCCCGCATCCTGAACAAGATCGCGGACGCCGTCGAAGCCCAGGAGGAGCGCCTCGCCGAACTCGAGACCTTCGACACCGGCCTCCCCATCACCCAGGCCAAAGGCCAGGCCCTCCGCGCGGCGGAGAATTTCCGTTTCTTTGCGGACCTGATCGTTGCCCAGTTCGACGACGCCATGAAGGTCCCGGGCTCGCAGATCAACTACGTGAACCGCAAGCCGATCGGCGTCGCCGGCCTCATCACCCCGTGGAACACCCCGTTCATGCTGGAGTCCTGGAAGCTCGCCCCGGCACTGGCCACCGGCAACACCGTGGTCCTCAAGCCGGCCGAATTCACTCCGCTGTCAGCATCGCTGTGGGCCACGATCTTCAAGGATGCAGGACTTCCCGACGGTGTGTTCAACCTGGTCAACGGCCTCGGCGAAGAAGCCGGCGACGCCCTGGTCAAGCACCCGGACGTGCCCCTGATTTCCTTCACCGGCGAGACCACCACCGGCCAGACGATCTTCCGCAACGCCGCCGCCAACCTCAAGGGCCTCTCCATGGAGCTCGGCGGCAAGTCCCCCTGCGTTGTGTTCGCCGACGCCGACCTCGACGCCGCGATCGATTCAGCCCTGTTCGGCGTCTTCTCCCTCAACGGCGAACGCTGCACCGCAGGCTCCCGCATCCTCGTCGAACGCGCCATCTACGACGAGTTCTGCGAAAAGTACGCCGCCCGCGCCAAGAACATCGTCGTCGGCGATCCCCATGACCCCAAGACCCAGGTGGGTGCCCTGGTCCACCCGGAGCACTTCGCCAAGGTGGCCTCCTACGTGGAGATCGGCAAGTCCGAAGGCCGGCTCCTAGCTGGCGGCGGCCGTCCCGAAGGCCTCCCGGAAGGCAACTACATCGCCCCCACCGTGTTCGCCGACGTCGCCCCGGACGCACGGATCTTCCAGGAGGAGATCTTCGGCCCCGTTGTCGCCATCACCCCGTTCGAGAACGACGACGAAGCCCTCGCCCTGGCGAACAACACCAAGTACGGCCTGGCGGCCTACATCTGGACGCAGAACCTCACCCGCGCGCACAACTTCTCGCAGAACGTCGAGGCCGGCATGGTGTGGCTGAACAGCCACAACGTCCGCGACCTCCGCACCCCGTTCGGCGGCGTCAAGGCCTCCGGCCTGGGCCACGAGGGCGGCTACCGCTCCATCGATTTCTACACCGACCAGCAGGCCGTACACATCACCCTCGGTACCGTCCACACCCCCAAATTCGGCGCCTAG
- the hpaD gene encoding 3,4-dihydroxyphenylacetate 2,3-dioxygenase has product MSNVIPKPSVPAPDIVRCAYMEIVVTDLAKSREFYVDLLGLHVTEEDENNIYLRSLEEFIHHNLVLRKGPIAAVAAFAYRVKSPAEVDAAEAYYKELGCRVERRKEGFTKGIGDSVRVEDPLGFPYEFFYDVEHVERLTQRYDLYSAGELVRLDHFNQVTPDVPRGRKYLEDLGFRVSEDIQDSDGVSYAVWMHRKQTVHDTALTGGNGPRMHHVAFATHEKHNIIQICDKMGALRISDRIERGPGRHGVSNAFYLYILDPDGHRIEIYTQDYYTGDPDNPTITWDVHDNQRRDWWGNPVVPSWYTEASLVLDLDGNPQPVIQRTDASEMAVTVGADGFSYTRKDGSPEGDRTGFKLGAQL; this is encoded by the coding sequence ATGAGCAACGTCATCCCCAAGCCCTCCGTTCCGGCTCCTGACATCGTCCGCTGCGCGTACATGGAGATCGTCGTCACGGACCTCGCCAAATCCCGCGAGTTCTACGTTGACCTCCTCGGCCTGCACGTCACCGAGGAGGACGAGAACAACATCTACCTGCGCTCCCTCGAGGAGTTCATCCACCACAACCTGGTGCTCCGCAAGGGACCCATCGCCGCCGTCGCAGCGTTCGCCTACCGGGTGAAGTCCCCCGCCGAGGTGGACGCCGCCGAAGCGTACTACAAGGAACTCGGCTGCCGGGTGGAGCGCCGCAAGGAAGGCTTCACCAAGGGCATCGGCGACTCCGTGCGGGTGGAGGACCCGCTGGGCTTCCCGTACGAATTCTTCTACGACGTGGAGCACGTGGAGCGCCTCACCCAGCGCTACGACCTCTACTCCGCCGGCGAACTGGTCCGGCTGGACCACTTCAACCAGGTCACCCCGGACGTTCCCCGCGGCCGCAAGTACCTCGAGGACCTCGGTTTCCGTGTCTCCGAGGACATCCAGGACTCCGACGGCGTCTCCTACGCCGTGTGGATGCACCGCAAGCAGACCGTCCACGACACCGCGCTGACCGGCGGCAACGGCCCGCGCATGCACCACGTCGCTTTCGCCACCCACGAGAAGCACAACATCATCCAGATCTGCGACAAGATGGGCGCCCTGCGCATCAGCGACCGGATCGAACGCGGCCCCGGCAGGCACGGCGTCTCCAACGCCTTCTACCTCTACATCCTGGACCCGGACGGGCACCGCATCGAGATCTACACCCAGGACTACTACACCGGCGATCCGGACAACCCCACCATCACCTGGGACGTCCACGACAACCAGCGCCGCGACTGGTGGGGCAACCCGGTAGTCCCCTCCTGGTACACCGAGGCCTCCCTTGTCCTGGACCTCGACGGCAACCCCCAGCCCGTCATCCAGCGCACCGACGCCTCGGAAATGGCCGTCACCGTGGGTGCCGACGGCTTCTCCTACACCCGCAAGGACGGCTCCCCCGAAGGTGACCGGACCGGCTTCAAGCTTGGAGCGCAGCTGTAG
- a CDS encoding transglycosylase domain-containing protein: MAPKKRWGSRLAAALGRLIGFVAVSAVCGVLAASLVAPSVAAAGVTISNSITFFNSLPGDLTVDPPSQATKMVTADGQPIASFYAENRVRVTLEQMSPFIKDAIVAIEDSRFYEHGGVDPQGILRALTFNVTQGGRQGASTLTQQYVTNVVNESFLSADQGEQVILSGQKSVGDKIREMKLAIELEKKYTKDQILEGYLNIVFFNRDAYGIEAAARHFFSASAKDLTLPQAALLAGLVNSPSFYDPAVHPENSLQRRNQVLGNMLEQGKITQAEHDAAAATGVELKITPGRQGCAAAVTAPYFCDYVSHLILNNPAYGADINDRERLLYRGGLTIVTTLDSRLQAAAQAQVDATAGANPDKWGAALVTIQPGSGRILAMAQNTVFLPAEGKFDTQLNFNVDSKDANGNDLNGAGGFQPGSTMKPFTFAEWLNEGKPLNAVIDASRRTYPLGFPWRSSCGKVLGAYNTAQRAEGAADDLQNNDPGYYRPMPVNYGLYNSINTATFAEATQLDFCGIQKMVDTVGLHSGLDGAQINMHQLGNLLGAIGVAPLHLANAFATFANDGRYCAPIAIADVTDTTQRHLPSESSQCRNAVKPDVARGVNAVLQDVLKMGSGVYINPKVQSKVPVAAKTGTSNNNGATWVAGYTSGLATASFFGDTLEGQQRAGQNVTINGNFYKSVDGYMLAGPQWANYMMQVAGLYPANPFPPPPPSMSNPTPAPSR; this comes from the coding sequence ATGGCACCGAAGAAGCGATGGGGTTCCCGTCTGGCCGCAGCCTTGGGAAGGCTGATCGGATTTGTTGCCGTGAGCGCCGTCTGCGGGGTCCTGGCCGCCAGCCTGGTGGCACCCAGCGTCGCGGCGGCAGGGGTGACGATCAGCAATTCGATCACGTTCTTCAACAGCCTGCCGGGTGACCTCACGGTCGATCCTCCGTCGCAGGCCACCAAAATGGTGACCGCGGACGGCCAGCCCATCGCCTCCTTCTACGCGGAGAACCGGGTGCGGGTCACCCTCGAGCAGATGTCGCCGTTCATCAAGGACGCGATCGTCGCGATCGAGGACAGCCGCTTCTACGAACATGGCGGCGTTGACCCGCAGGGCATCCTCCGGGCGCTGACGTTCAACGTCACCCAGGGCGGCCGTCAGGGCGCGTCAACGCTGACCCAGCAGTACGTCACCAACGTCGTCAATGAATCGTTTCTTTCCGCGGATCAAGGCGAGCAGGTCATCCTCAGCGGCCAGAAGAGCGTTGGCGACAAGATTCGTGAGATGAAGCTGGCCATCGAACTGGAGAAGAAATACACCAAGGACCAAATCCTCGAAGGCTACCTGAACATCGTGTTCTTCAACCGGGACGCCTACGGAATCGAGGCCGCCGCCCGGCACTTCTTCAGCGCTTCCGCCAAGGACCTCACCTTGCCGCAGGCGGCGCTGCTGGCCGGGCTGGTGAACAGCCCCAGCTTTTACGACCCCGCCGTGCATCCGGAGAACTCCCTGCAACGCCGCAACCAGGTGTTGGGCAACATGCTGGAACAGGGGAAAATCACGCAGGCCGAGCACGACGCCGCTGCGGCCACCGGGGTGGAGCTGAAAATCACCCCGGGCCGGCAGGGCTGCGCAGCCGCCGTGACCGCACCGTACTTCTGCGACTACGTGTCCCACCTGATCCTCAACAACCCGGCCTACGGAGCGGACATCAACGACCGCGAGAGGCTGCTGTACCGCGGCGGCCTGACCATCGTCACCACGCTGGACAGCAGGCTGCAGGCCGCCGCCCAGGCCCAGGTGGACGCCACCGCAGGAGCGAATCCGGACAAATGGGGCGCTGCCCTGGTGACCATCCAGCCCGGGTCCGGCAGGATCCTGGCCATGGCGCAGAACACGGTCTTCCTTCCGGCGGAAGGGAAATTCGATACCCAACTGAACTTCAACGTCGATTCCAAGGACGCCAACGGCAATGACCTCAACGGGGCCGGCGGGTTCCAGCCCGGATCCACCATGAAGCCGTTTACCTTCGCGGAATGGCTGAACGAGGGCAAACCCCTGAACGCAGTGATCGATGCGTCCCGTCGGACCTATCCTCTCGGCTTCCCGTGGCGGTCCAGCTGTGGGAAGGTGCTGGGCGCCTACAACACGGCCCAGCGGGCCGAGGGCGCGGCCGACGATCTCCAGAACAACGACCCCGGCTACTACCGGCCCATGCCGGTCAACTACGGCCTGTACAACTCCATCAACACGGCAACTTTCGCCGAAGCCACGCAGCTGGACTTCTGCGGGATCCAGAAGATGGTGGATACCGTGGGCCTCCACAGCGGGCTGGACGGCGCCCAGATCAACATGCACCAGCTCGGCAACCTGCTGGGCGCCATCGGTGTGGCTCCGCTGCATCTGGCCAACGCCTTTGCCACGTTCGCCAATGACGGCCGCTACTGCGCGCCCATCGCCATAGCGGACGTGACTGACACGACGCAGCGCCACCTGCCGTCTGAGTCCTCCCAGTGCCGCAACGCCGTCAAGCCAGACGTGGCCCGCGGCGTCAACGCTGTGCTCCAGGACGTGCTGAAGATGGGATCCGGCGTCTACATCAACCCGAAGGTCCAGAGCAAGGTGCCGGTGGCGGCCAAGACGGGAACGTCGAACAACAACGGCGCCACCTGGGTGGCGGGCTACACCTCGGGCCTGGCCACGGCGTCCTTCTTTGGAGACACCCTGGAAGGCCAGCAACGGGCCGGCCAGAACGTCACCATCAACGGCAATTTCTACAAGTCCGTGGACGGCTACATGCTCGCCGGTCCGCAGTGGGCCAACTACATGATGCAGGTGGCCGGGCTGTATCCGGCCAATCCCTTCCCGCCGCCACCGCCGTCCATGAGCAACCCGACGCCGGCGCCCTCCCGCTAA
- a CDS encoding HpcH/HpaI aldolase/citrate lyase family protein, with protein MPLRVEPDATFRDALANHNGKAGRPLTGMWVCSGSPLVAELCAGAGLDWLLIDAEHSPNGLESVLAQLQAVRGYPVQAMVRPPVNDTVLIKQYLDLGVQNLLVPMVNSAAEAEAAVAATRYPPHGVRGVGSALARASRWNRIPDYLARASETISVTVQIESEAAVAAVESILAVDGVDAIFLGPSDLAASMGLLGQQEHPEVRAAVEHCIAAAKTAGKPAGVNAFNPDTARNYLAAGASFVLVGADVAILARGSEALAAEFIPPEPVVKPPQTPASY; from the coding sequence ATGCCGCTTCGAGTAGAACCGGACGCCACGTTCCGCGACGCCCTGGCCAATCACAACGGTAAAGCAGGCCGTCCGCTGACGGGCATGTGGGTCTGCTCCGGCAGCCCACTGGTGGCCGAGCTGTGCGCCGGCGCCGGCCTGGACTGGCTGCTGATCGACGCCGAGCACAGCCCCAACGGACTCGAATCCGTCCTCGCCCAACTGCAGGCCGTCCGCGGCTACCCCGTCCAGGCGATGGTCCGGCCGCCGGTCAATGACACCGTGCTGATCAAGCAGTACCTGGACCTCGGCGTTCAGAACCTGCTGGTCCCCATGGTGAACTCCGCCGCCGAAGCCGAAGCCGCGGTGGCCGCCACCCGCTACCCGCCGCACGGCGTCCGCGGTGTGGGCTCAGCCCTGGCCCGCGCCTCGCGCTGGAACCGCATCCCGGACTACCTCGCACGCGCCAGCGAAACCATCAGCGTCACCGTCCAGATCGAATCCGAAGCCGCCGTCGCGGCCGTGGAAAGCATCCTGGCGGTCGACGGCGTGGACGCCATCTTCCTGGGGCCCTCCGACCTCGCCGCCTCCATGGGCCTGCTGGGACAGCAGGAACACCCCGAGGTGCGTGCCGCCGTCGAACACTGCATTGCTGCCGCCAAGACGGCCGGCAAACCGGCCGGCGTGAACGCCTTCAACCCAGACACCGCCCGCAACTACCTCGCGGCCGGCGCCTCCTTTGTGCTGGTGGGCGCCGACGTCGCCATCCTGGCCCGCGGCTCCGAGGCACTCGCTGCCGAATTCATCCCTCCGGAGCCGGTGGTAAAGCCGCCCCAAACCCCGGCCAGCTATTGA
- a CDS encoding GntP family permease, whose protein sequence is MTIEGWTQTLGAGPLLLIAGAAILVLLFLIIKLRMHALLALILISLATAFATGIPADKVVPVLVNGFGSTLGTVALLVGLGAMLGRIVETSGGAKALADYLINLFGEKRAPFALGLASLIFGFPIFFDAGLVVMLPVVFAVAHRLGGGVLRYGLPAAGAFSVMHIFLPPHPGPVSAATFFDANIGLVLIAGLITAIPTWYVTAYLFGLWTGKKLVLPVPELLGHADTAAEENPPRFRTVVGVLLLPLVLIFLNTGLSTLASSGVLPASAKTEAWYQILRTLGETPVALLIAVLVAMFVLGRLRGSRGATLEKLLESSLGPVCSVILITGAGGMFGGVLRTSGIGTALAGVLGDVGIPLLLAGFLISAILRIAQGSATVALTTTAGLIAPAVALAGMNGMQVAALVIAVAAGSVVVSHVNDSGFWLVGRFFGMDVKTTLKTWTVMETLIGVMGFAIAAAIFGVAGLAG, encoded by the coding sequence ATGACCATCGAAGGATGGACTCAAACCCTCGGCGCAGGCCCCCTGCTGCTGATTGCCGGCGCCGCGATCTTGGTGCTGCTGTTCCTCATCATCAAGCTGCGCATGCATGCGCTGCTCGCCCTGATCCTCATCAGCCTGGCCACCGCCTTCGCCACCGGCATCCCGGCGGACAAGGTGGTTCCGGTGCTGGTCAACGGATTCGGCAGCACCTTGGGCACTGTGGCCCTGCTGGTCGGCCTCGGCGCCATGCTCGGCCGCATCGTTGAAACCAGCGGCGGTGCCAAGGCGCTGGCTGACTACCTCATCAACCTCTTCGGCGAGAAGCGCGCCCCGTTCGCACTGGGCCTCGCCTCGCTGATCTTCGGCTTCCCCATCTTCTTCGACGCCGGCCTGGTGGTCATGCTGCCCGTGGTCTTCGCGGTGGCCCACCGGCTTGGTGGCGGCGTGCTGCGCTACGGCCTGCCGGCTGCAGGTGCCTTCTCCGTCATGCACATCTTCCTGCCCCCGCACCCGGGCCCGGTTTCCGCAGCAACCTTCTTCGACGCCAACATCGGGCTGGTCCTGATCGCCGGCCTCATCACCGCCATTCCCACTTGGTACGTCACCGCCTACCTGTTCGGCCTGTGGACCGGCAAGAAGCTGGTCCTCCCCGTCCCGGAACTTCTGGGCCACGCCGACACCGCCGCCGAGGAAAACCCGCCGCGCTTCCGCACGGTCGTGGGCGTCCTGCTCCTTCCGCTGGTCCTCATCTTCCTCAACACCGGCCTCAGCACCCTTGCTTCCTCTGGCGTCCTTCCGGCCTCGGCAAAGACCGAAGCCTGGTACCAGATCCTGCGCACCCTCGGTGAAACGCCGGTGGCACTGCTGATCGCGGTACTGGTGGCAATGTTCGTCCTGGGCAGGCTCCGCGGCTCCCGCGGGGCCACCTTGGAGAAGCTGCTCGAATCCTCCCTCGGCCCGGTCTGCTCCGTCATCCTGATCACCGGCGCCGGCGGCATGTTCGGCGGCGTGCTGCGCACCTCCGGGATCGGCACCGCCCTGGCCGGCGTCCTCGGCGACGTCGGCATCCCCCTGCTGCTGGCCGGCTTCCTGATCTCGGCCATCCTGCGTATCGCGCAGGGTTCCGCGACAGTGGCGTTGACCACCACCGCCGGGCTGATCGCTCCCGCGGTGGCCCTCGCGGGCATGAACGGCATGCAGGTGGCCGCCCTGGTCATCGCCGTGGCCGCCGGTTCCGTGGTGGTCTCGCATGTCAATGACTCCGGCTTCTGGCTGGTGGGCCGCTTCTTCGGCATGGACGTCAAGACCACCCTGAAGACCTGGACCGTCATGGAAACGCTGATCGGTGTCATGGGCTTCGCGATCGCTGCGGCCATCTTCGGCGTGGCCGGCCTGGCCGGTTAG
- a CDS encoding GntR family transcriptional regulator has protein sequence MTEIVMAGSKSEQAYAAVKARIVDGTYSPGYRLVLAKIAEDLGVSVVPVREAIRRLEAEGLVTFERNVGATVSGIDPTEYLYTMQTLSIVEGAATALSAPLIGAADVARARAVNEEMRECLEHFDPVRFTRLNQDFHSVLFEHCPNPHILDLVHRGWNRLASLRSSTFRFVPGRARDSVDEHEALLRLIETGATADDIEKAARLHRSATLDAYLAQATSTEQQTAQQ, from the coding sequence ATGACTGAAATAGTGATGGCCGGCAGTAAGTCCGAGCAGGCGTACGCCGCCGTCAAGGCCCGGATCGTGGACGGCACCTACTCCCCCGGCTACCGGCTGGTGCTGGCGAAAATCGCCGAGGACCTTGGCGTCAGCGTGGTGCCCGTCCGCGAAGCCATCCGCCGCCTCGAGGCCGAAGGGCTGGTCACGTTCGAGCGGAACGTCGGCGCCACCGTGTCCGGCATCGACCCCACGGAGTACCTCTACACGATGCAGACCCTGAGCATCGTCGAAGGTGCCGCCACGGCTCTCTCGGCTCCGCTCATCGGTGCGGCGGACGTGGCCCGGGCCCGGGCAGTGAACGAGGAAATGCGCGAATGCCTGGAGCACTTCGACCCCGTCCGCTTCACCCGGCTCAACCAGGACTTCCACAGCGTCCTGTTCGAGCACTGCCCCAACCCGCACATCCTGGACCTCGTCCACCGGGGCTGGAACCGGCTCGCGTCGCTGCGGTCCTCCACGTTCCGCTTCGTCCCGGGCCGCGCCCGTGACTCGGTGGACGAACACGAGGCCCTGCTCCGGCTCATTGAAACCGGCGCCACGGCCGACGACATCGAAAAGGCGGCCCGCCTGCACCGGAGCGCCACCCTGGATGCCTACCTGGCGCAAGCTACCTCCACCGAACAACAGACCGCACAGCAGTAA
- the hpaH gene encoding 2-oxo-hept-4-ene-1,7-dioate hydratase yields MLDAKTIEAIADELLEAGRNRKPVPRLTSRYPEMTVEDSYAVQQLWRNRNEDAGRKLVGRKIGLTSKAMQAATGITEPDYGAIFDDMVLETGCSVQWDRYTHPRVEVELAFVLKDGLKGPGCTIFDVLNATDYVVPALEILDSRIEMEGRTIVDTIADNAAMGAMVVGGRPVKPDAVDLRWISAILYKNQTVEETGVAAGVLDHPANGVHWLANKIAAHGDGMKAGDIILAGSFTRPLWVYKGDTVHADYGPLGSVTCRFE; encoded by the coding sequence ATGCTGGATGCCAAGACGATCGAAGCCATCGCGGACGAGCTGCTGGAAGCCGGCCGGAACCGGAAGCCGGTGCCGCGGCTGACGTCCCGCTACCCGGAGATGACGGTGGAGGACTCCTACGCCGTCCAGCAGCTCTGGCGGAACCGCAACGAGGACGCCGGCCGGAAACTCGTGGGCCGCAAGATCGGCCTCACCTCCAAGGCGATGCAGGCCGCCACCGGCATCACCGAACCGGACTACGGCGCCATTTTCGATGACATGGTCCTCGAAACCGGCTGCTCGGTGCAGTGGGACCGGTACACGCATCCGCGGGTGGAGGTGGAGCTGGCGTTCGTCCTGAAAGACGGGCTCAAAGGCCCCGGCTGCACCATCTTCGACGTCCTGAACGCCACCGACTACGTGGTTCCGGCCCTCGAGATCCTGGACTCCCGGATCGAAATGGAGGGCCGGACCATCGTGGACACCATCGCGGACAACGCCGCGATGGGCGCCATGGTGGTGGGCGGCCGTCCGGTGAAGCCCGACGCCGTGGACCTCCGCTGGATCTCGGCCATCCTCTACAAGAACCAGACCGTTGAAGAAACGGGCGTGGCGGCGGGGGTTCTGGACCACCCCGCCAACGGAGTGCACTGGCTGGCCAACAAGATCGCCGCCCACGGTGACGGCATGAAGGCCGGGGACATCATCCTGGCCGGCTCCTTCACCCGCCCGCTCTGGGTATACAAGGGCGACACCGTCCACGCCGACTACGGCCCCCTGGGGAGTGTCACATGCCGCTTCGAGTAG